In Monodelphis domestica isolate mMonDom1 chromosome 4, mMonDom1.pri, whole genome shotgun sequence, one DNA window encodes the following:
- the TFF2 gene encoding trefoil factor 2, with translation MKLPSPWLLAILFIVSLHTVAGGEKPSACQCSRMDPKNRKNCGFPGISSEQCFASGCCFDTQVPGVPWCFTPLPKQASEECVMEVKARVNCGYPGIPLETCKERGCCFDDHIPQVPWCFRPIPVNDCHY, from the exons ATGAAACTCCCGAGTCCCTGGTTACTGGCGATTCTCTTTATTGTAAGCCTGCACACTGTAGCTGGAGGAGAAAAGCCAT CTGCATGCCAGTGTTCAAGGATGGACCCAAAGAACAGAAAGAATTGTGGTTTCCCAGGAATTTCTAGTGAACAATGCTTTGCTTCTGGATGTTGTTTTGACACTCAGGTCCCTGGTGTCCCCTGGTGTTTCACTCCTCTGCCAAAGCAAG CATCTGAAGAGTGTGTCATGGAAGTCAAGGCAAGAGTAAATTGTGGCTACCCTGGGATTCCTCTGGAGACATGCAAAGAACGCGGATGCTGCTTTGATGACCACATTCCCCAAGTGCCTTGGTGCTTCCGTCCTATTCCTGTAAATG